The Rhizobium leguminosarum nucleotide sequence ATCTCTTCGTGGCGATTGATCGCACGTCCAAGTTCGCCTTCGCTGAGCTCTATGCCAAAGCTGGCAAGATGAATGCCGCCCAGTTCCTGCGCAACCTGATCGCGGCGGTGCCCTACACCATCCATACTATCCTGACCGATAATGGCATCCAGTTCACCAACCGGGCCTGTGACCAAAATGCCTTCCAGCACATCTTCGACCGAGTCTGTGAGGAATACGAGATCGAGCATCGCCTGACAAAGGTTAAGCACCCATGGACCAATGGGCAGGTCGAGCGGATGAACCGGACGATCAAGGAAGCGACTGTCAAGCGCTTCCACTACGACGATCACGCACAACTGAAAAAGCATCTCGCCGACTTCATCGACGCCTACAATTTTGGGCGCAGGCTCAAGACACTAAAGGGCCTCACCCCCTACGAGTTCATCTGCAAAAGGTGGACTTCCGAGCCAGATCGATTCATCATCGATCCTATCCATCAAATGCCGGGACTAAACACCTAGCCTCCTCGTCCGTGAAAGGAACGAGCTCGAAGGGCATGACGCGAGACCTCCCTGTTACGCCCGCCATCCGATGCGGCCGCGCGGTCAAAACGAGCTTGACGCCGTCTATAGGCTCGCTGTCCAGCGATGCCAGAAGAAGTTTGGGAAAGGAGTCGTCTTTACGATTGTCCGCCTCGAGCTGGGCATTATCGGCGGCGTCGAGGATGAGCAATAGCCCACCTTTC carries:
- a CDS encoding IS481 family transposase, with protein sequence MGQVLHGSATTTEAIRRAIQNSEESLRALSKRYGVNQKTIAKWKRRTSLADLPTGPKDPHSTILSLEEEAVIVAFRRHTLLPLDDCLYALQPTIPHLTRSSLHRCLQRHGISRLPEVKGDKEPKKKFKSYPIGYFHVDIAEVQTAEGKLYLFVAIDRTSKFAFAELYAKAGKMNAAQFLRNLIAAVPYTIHTILTDNGIQFTNRACDQNAFQHIFDRVCEEYEIEHRLTKVKHPWTNGQVERMNRTIKEATVKRFHYDDHAQLKKHLADFIDAYNFGRRLKTLKGLTPYEFICKRWTSEPDRFIIDPIHQMPGLNT